Part of the Streptomyces antimycoticus genome, TGGGCCATCAACTGCCCCGAATGGGTGCTGTTGCAGTACGCCACCGCCCGCATCGGCGCCATCATGGTCAATATCAACCCCGCGTACCGCGTCCACGAGTTGCGGTATGTACTCCAGCAGGCCGGAATCTCGGTCCTGGTCTCCTCCATCGAGCACAAGACCAGCGACTACCGGCGGATGGTCGAGCAGGTGCGATCGGCCTGCTCCCCGTTGCGCGATGTCATCTACATCGGCGACCGGACCTGGGACGGGCTGGTGCGCGCCGGGGCCGATGTGCCCCCCGAGCGGCTCGCCGAGCGCGAGGCCCGGATCAGCTGCGACGACGCGGTCAACATCCAGTACACCTCCGGCACCACGGGCTTTCCCAAGGGCGCCACCCTCTCCCACCACAACATCCTCAACAACGGCTTCTTCGTGGGGGAGACGGTCCGCTACACCGCCGAGGACCGGATCTGTGTGCCGGTGCCCTTCTACCACTGCTTCGGCATGGTGATGGGCAACCTCGCGGCCACCAGCCACGGCGCCTGCGTGGTCATCCCCGCCCCCACCTTCGACCCCGTCGCCACCCTGGCCGCCGTCGAACGGGAGCGCTGCACCTCGCTGTACGGCGTTCCCACCATGTTCATCGCCGAGCTGGCCCTGCCGGACTTCGCCACCTTCGACCTCAGCTCGCTGCGCACCGGGATCATGGCCGGATCGCCCTGCCCGGTGGAGGTGATGCGGCGGGTGGTCGCCGAGATGCACATGGCGGAGGTGTCCATCTGCTACGGCATGACCGAGACCTCACCGGTCTCGGTCCAGACCCGGCCCGATGACGACCTCGTGCGCCGCACCTCGACGGTCGGCCGGGTGCTGCCGCATGTCGAGGTCAAGATCGTCGACCCGGTGACCGGGGCGACCGTGCCCCGCGGCACCCGCGGCGAGCTGTGCACCCGCGGCTACTCGGTGATGCTCGGCTACTGGCAGGAGCCCGAGCGGACCGCCGAGGCGATCGACTCGGCGCGCTGGATGCACACCGGCGACCTCGCGGTGATGGACGGCGAGGGATACGTCCAGATCGTCGGCCGGATCAAGGACATGATCGTCCGCGGTGGCGAGAACGTCTATCCGCGGGAGATCGAGGAGTTTCTGCACACCCACCCCAAGGTCGCGGATGTACAGGTCGTCGGCGTACCGGACGAGAAGTACGGCGAGGAGGTCCTGGCCTGCGTCATCCTGCGCGAGGGCGCCAAGACCCTCACCCGCGATGAGCTCGCCCGCTTCTGCCGGGGCCGCCTCGCCCACTACAAGGTCCCCCGCTATCTGCGTCTCATGGACGCCTTCCCGATGACGGTCAGCGGCAAGGTCCGCAAGGTCGAGCTGCGGGAGACGGCCGCGCGGGAGCTGTTGCCCGAGACCCGGTCCGAGGACGATCCGGCCAGATCCGAAGCGCTGGTCGAGCGGGCCGAGCCGCAGACCGCGCCCAGCTGATGAGTTGCGGGCCCCTCTACTCCAGCAGGGGCCCACACCCCCACCACAGCAGGGGCCCCCACCCCCACCACAGCAGGGGCCCCCACCCCCGCCGACGCGGGGCCCCCACCCCGCCCGTCACTGGACGACGTTCGGCAGGCACGACTTCACCCCGGATCGCGCGCCGCGGCTGAAGTAGCCGACCCGCTGGGAGGCGTCGCCGTGGTCGGAGATGTCGGTCCACGGGGTCCTGTCGGCGAGTGCGGTCAGGGCATCCGCCAGCTCCTCGGTATCACCCTCCTCGAAGGTCAGCGTCCCGTCCTGGGCGGCGCCGAAGAGGACCGCCCCGGCCAGGCAGTCGGCCTGCAGCTCACGGGCGAGGTCGACCAGGCCCGCGTCCAGACGGTTCTGGACGGCGTGGCCCCACTCATGGGCGATCACCAGATAGACCCAGGCGTCGCCCCGCGCATGGCCCCAGCGCATCAGGTCCATGTCCCACGCTATGTAGTCGCCGTCGGGGCAGTAGACGGCGTTGTCGTCGGGGAGTGGCTCACTTCCGCACACCGGCGTACCAGGGGTGTCGCCGTCGTAGGTGCCCAGGATTCTGGGCGGGTTGTAGCCGCCGGTGAACAATTCGGGCCAGTGGGTCTGCCAGTAGGTGGTGGTGACGGAGACCGCCGCGTCGATGTCCTGCTCCACACCCGTCCCGCCGTCGGTGCCATCAGGGCTGGTGAGCGGGGTGGGCGTACCCGGTGTGGCGCCGGACGGGGGAGCCGGTGCGGCCGAGGAGCTCTCCACCGTGGGCGGCGGCACATCGCCGCCCGCGCAGCCGGTCACCAGAAGCAGGGTCAGGGCGGCGGCGAGCGGAGCCCATGACCTCGGGTACCACGGAACAGCCATCGTTTCGGCCTCCGGCCGGTCGAGCGGATGGGACGGGTGAACGGTGGAGGGCGGTACCTCAACGGAAGCGTTCCCCGGTCATGAGCGCAAGAGCCGACCGGGGTCAGCCGTCCGGCGGCCCCATCCGGATCAGCACGTCCGCCGGGTCGTTGACGGGCTGGGGGGTGCCGGTGAGGTCCATGATGAACAGCGGCAGATGGAGCGCGTCGGCGCGCGCCCGCGCCTCCCGCGCATAGCCCGCGAGCGAGAAGAAGACGCTCATGGCCGACTTCTGGAGCCCGTTCAGCCACAGGCATTCGATGTCCCGCAGCCCGGTGGGGCGGGTGGTCGGATCGACCTGGGCGACCACGCCCGTCCCGTAGAGGTCCACCCCGGACGCGGCCCGGTCCTCCGAGGGCCGCAGGCTGTGGAAGCCGAGCCACTTCAGATACAGCGAGGCGGCGGTGACCGCGTCCCGCGCCGTACGGATCGTCACCGGCCGGAAGGCCGGGCGCCGCACGACCGGGCCGCCGTGCCCGGAGACCGCGCCCGGGCCGGCCGGGGGCGGCGCGGCGGCGACGGGGACGCGGACCACCGCGCCGCAGTCGCAGCCCAGTTCCGGCTGCGGCCAGTGGCCCCGATGGCCGCAGGACGGGCAGTTCACCGCCACCCAGAGGTTCTCCCAGGTACGGTGGCCCACCTCCTCCGGGGCGCCGTCGCGGAGGACGGGCAGGGTGACCGGCGCGCCGCACGAACAGGGGAAGGTGGGCGGCGTGAACGACTGCTCGCGACGGCACGCGGGACAACGCACCAACACGTTGTCTGTCATCGGGGCGCTCCGTGGACGGGGGGCGGATGCGGTATGCGTCCATGCTCCCCGAAGCGGGCGGCCGCGGCGAGGGACTCGGGCGTTCCGTCCCCCGCAGTGGGGGCGCCGTGTTACGGCTGACGCAGTAGGTTTGCGGCGTGAGATTGAGGGTTGAGTTCACCACCGAACCGTTCGACCTCGACGAGGTGCCGCCGCACGCCGTCGCGGCCCGCGAGACCGTCCAGGCCGCCCCGCTGGACGCCGTCGACGTCGGCCCCTTCGGCAACACCGCGGAAGGCGGGGCGGAAGCGGTGCTGGCGGCCGTCGACCGGCTGCTGCGCACCTCCCTCGAAGCCGGTGCCACCCGGATTTCGCTCCAGGTCAATGTGATCGGGGAGGGCGAGGCGTGAGCGTACCGGCCGACCACCCCTTCGCCGCCGCGGTGCGGCCGCTCGTGGACGCCATGGGCGGCGAGATGATCGCCCCGGACCGGGCCCGGGGCGACGATGTGGTGCTCTCCTGGGAGGGCCGCCCGGTGGTCGCCGTAAGGCTGCCGCATATCTCGGACTCGCTCGACCACATCCTCGCCGACCTGCAGCGCCGCCACGGCGTGCCGCTCTCGGCCCTCGACCGCAAGACCAAGCAGGCCGTCGTCCGCCACCTCGAACAGCGCGGCGCCTTCTCGGTGCGCCACGGCGTCGAAACGGTCGCCGGAGCCCTCGGCGTGAGCCGCTTCACCGTTTACAACTACCTCAACCGTGAGAAGAGCGGGGACTGACCGCGCCCCGTCGTTCCGCGCATTTTTCAACAAAGTGTTGACGCCCGGCGAGGGCGCCTCCTAGCTTGCGAGAGTGACTTCCAGTGCTCCGCCGGGGCTGGCCCGGTTCAACGCGGCGGACGACCGCGACGCCGCCGGGCTGCTGCACGAGGTGTGCGCCAGCCGGGCCTGGGGCGCGGCGGTCGCCGGCGGGCGGCCGTACGCCACGGTCGGGGAGCTGCTCGACGCCGCCGACGCGGCCATGGCCGGGCTGACCGCCGCCGATCTCGCCGAGGCGATGGCCGCGCACCCGCCCATCGGGCGGCCGGCACCGGGCGACGCCGCCTCGGCCCGTGAGCAGAGCGGCGTACGGGACGCGGAGCGCGCGGAGCTGCTGGAGCTGAACCTCGCGTACCAGGAGCGCCACGGCCATGTCTTCCTGATCTGCGCCACCGGCCGCACCGGCGAGGAGATGCTGGCGGCGCTGCGCGAGCGGATCCACCATGACGCCGACACCGAGCGCGAGATCGTCCGCACCGAACTGGGAAAGATCAACCGCATCCGGCTGACCCGGCTGACGGAAACCCTCCAGGCCCCGCGGGCCCCGGCGGAAGGAGAGCGGTGATGGCGAGCGGCGCCACCTCCGTGTCCACCCACATCCTGGACACCAGCATCGGCCGCCCCGCCGTGGGCGTGGTCGTCGAGCTGTCCGTCCGCTCCGGGCCCGGAGCGCAGTGGACGGCGCACGCCGACTCCCTGACCGACGCCGACGGGCGCTGCAAGGATCTGCCCGACCTCCCCGAGGGCACCACCCACGCCCGGCTGCGCTTCGAGACCGGGCCGTATCTGACCCATGCCTTCTTCCCGGAGGTCGCGGTCGCCTTCGCCGTCGAGCCGGGCGAGCACTACCACGTACCGCTGCTGCTCACCCCGTTCGGCTACTCCGTCTACCGAGGGAGCTAGCACCCATGCCCACGCTCGGCCCGAACCAGTACGGCAAAGCCGAAACCCGCGTCGTGCGGGTGGTGCGCGACGGCGCCGTGCACCACCTCAAGGACCTCAATGTCTCGGTGGCGCTGTCCGGAGAGATGGACGAGGTCCACCTCTCCGGCAGCAACGCCAGCGTCCTGACGACCGACGCCACCAAGAACACCGTGTACGCCTTCGCCAAGGAGCACGGCATCGATACGGCCGAGGAGTTCGGCATCCGGCTGGCCCGCCACTTCGTCACCAGCCAGGAGCCCATCCACCGCGCCCGTATCCGTATCGAGGAGTACGCCTGGGAGCGGATCCAGGCGGCCGGGGGCGCCCAGCACTCCTTCGTCCGCCGCGGCCAGGAGGTCCGCACCGCCCAGATCGCCTACGACGGCGAGCGCTGGGAGGTGGTCTCCGGGCTCACCGGCCTCACCGTCCTGAACACCACGGACTCCGAGTTCTGGGGCTATGTCAAGGACCGGTACACCACACTGCCGGAGACCCGCGACCGCGTCCTGGCCACCGATGTGCACGCCCGCTGGCGCTACGGCTGGAGCGATGACACCCGGCCGATGCCGGACTGGGACCACGGCCACGAGGAGGCGCGCGGCCAGCTGCTGAGCGCGTTCGCCGAGACCTACTCCCTCTCGCTCCAGCAGACGCTCTACGAGATGGGCGCGCGGGTGATCGAGCGCCGCCCGGAGGTGGACGAGATACGTCTCTCGCTGCCCAACAAGCACCACTTCCTGGTCGATCTGGAACCCTTCGGGCTCACCAACGACAACGAGGTCTACTTCGCCGCCGACCGGCCGTACGGGCTCATCGAGGCCACCGTGCTGCGGGACGGCGCCGAACCCCGGATCCCCACCGACTGAACGGCTCCCCACCGACCGACCGGATCCCCCTTGACTCATCTGACGGAAGGGCCACGCGCCGTGCACCGCATCGTCATCGAGAACTGCGCCGTCGCCACCGTGGACGCCCAGGACACCGAGTACGCGTCCGGCCATGTCGTCGTCGCCGGCCACCGCATCGAGTCGGTGGGCGAGGGGCGCGCGCCGCGGGGCCTGGAGGACGTCGTCCGCCGGATCGACGGCACGGGGCATCTGGTCACCCCGGGCCTGGTCAACACCCATCACCACTTCTACCAGTGGCTCACCCGCGGCCTGGCCCAGGACAGCAACCTCTTCGACTGGCTGGTCGCGCTCTACCCCATCTGGGCGCGGATCGACGAGCCGATGGTCCACGCGGCGGCCCGCGGCTCGCTCGCGATGATGGTGCGCGGCGGGGTCACCACCGCCATGGACCACCACTACGTCTTTCCGCGCGGCAGCGGCGATCTGCTGGGCGCCGAGATCCGCGCGGCGCGCGAGCTGGGCGTGCGGTTCACCGCCGCCCGCGGCTCCATGGACCTCGGCACCTCCGACGGCGGGCTGCCGCCGGACTTCGCCGTGGAGTCCACGGAGGACGCGCTGGCCGCCACCGAGGAAGCGATCGACACCCACCACGACCCGGGGTTCGACGCGATGCTGCGGATCGCGGTCGCGCCCTGCTCGCCGTTCTCCGTCTCCACCGAACTGCTCCGCGAGTCCGCGGTGCTGGCCCGCCGCAAGGGCGTACGGCTGCACACCCACGGCTCGGAGACGGTGGAGGAGGAGAAGTTCTGCCATGAGCGGTTCGGGATGGGGCCGACCGACTACTTCGAGTCCACCGGCTGGCTGGGCGAGGACGTGTGGATGGCCCACTGCGTCCACATGAGCGACACCGACATCCAGGCGTTCGGCCGGACCGGCACCGGGGTGGCCCACTGCCCCTCGTCCAACGCCCGGCTCGCCGCCGGGATCGCCCGCGTTCCCGATCTGCTCGCCGCGGGTGTACCGGTGGGCCTGGGCGTGGACGGCACCGCCTCCAACGAATCCGGTGAGCTGCACACCGAGCTGCGCAACGCGCTGCTGGTCAACCGGCTCGGCGGCCACCGCGAGAAGGCGCTGAACGTCCGTCAGGCGCTGCGTCTTGGCACCTACGGCGGTGCGCGGGTGCTCGGCCGCCAGGACGAGATCGGCTCGCTGGAGCCGGGCAAACTGGCCGACCTGGTGCTGTGGAAGCTGGACGGCCTCGGCCATTCGTCGATCGCCGACCCGGTCGCCGCCCTCGTCCTGGGCGCACCGGCCCCGGTGACCCTGTCGCTGGTGAACGGCGCTCCGGTGGTGGAGTCGGGCCGGCTGCTCACCGTGGACGAGGACGAGATCGCGCGGGAGGCGCGCACCGAGGCGCGACGCCTGGCCCGTATCGCGGCGGACGACTGAACGCCGCGTCGATTCATCGGATGGGTCGCCGTGGCGAGCCGCTTCTCGCGGCCACCGGCGGCCCATCGGTGCGTTCCGGCCCCGTTGACATCCCATCTTTACGGTTCTAGGTTCCCGTACGCGGCTGGCCAGCCCTCCTGTTCGACCACCCATGAGCACAGGAGCCGCCATGCGCACGTCCAGACGACGGGCCGTCATCCCTCTCCGAGCGTTCAGCCTTCTGCTCGGCATGGTGCTGGCGACGATCCTCAGCGGCCCTTCCGCAGCCACCGCGGCGCCGGCGGCGCCGGCGACGGCGCGGGAGCCCGGGCCCGGTACCGACTACGCGACCGACGATCCGTTCACCTCCGACCGCACCGGCTGGTGGCGGCAGGACCGCTTCGGGATGTTCATCCATTTCGGTGCGTACTCCCAGCTGGAGGGCGAATACCAGCGGGCGGACGGGACCGTCTGCCGCGACGCGGAGTGGATCAAACGAAGCTGCCGGATCCCGATGAACGAGTACGAGGACGCGGCCCAGGACTTCAACCCCGCGTCCTTCGACGCCAAGGCCGTCGTCAAGGCGGCCAAGGACGCCGGGCAGCGCTATATCGTCATCACCTCCAAGCACCACGACGGCTATGCGATGTGGCCGACCAAGCAGAACACCTGGAATCTGCGCGACCACTCCTCCTTCGACCAACGGCGGGACATCCTGGCCGAACTCAAGTCCGCCGCGGACGCCGCCGGGATCAAACTCGGCTTCTACTACTCGATCTGGGACTGGCACGACCCCGACTTCGCCGACCCCGCCACCTTCCCCCGCTATGAGAAGCGGATGTACGCCCAGCTCAAGGAGCTGATCGACGGCTACCATCCGGCGCTGCTCTGGTTCGACGGGGAATGGGACGCGGACAACCCCACCAACACCTGGTCGGCGCGGGACGGCGAGCGGCTGCAGACGTATCTGCACGGGCTCGACCCCGATCTGATCACCAACAACCGGGTCGGCAAGCGGCGCGTGGTCGACGGCGACTACGGAACGCCCGAGCAGGAAATCCCGGACGCGCCGGTGGCCGGGCAACTGTGGGAGAGCTGTATGACCCTCAACGGCCACTGGGGCTTCGCCACATACGACCAGGACTGGAAGTCGCCCGCCACCCTCACCCGCAATCTCCTCGATATCGCGAGCCGCGGCGGCAATTACCTCCTCAATGTCGGCCCCGACAAACTGGGCCGCGTTCCCCAGCCCTCCGTCGACCGGCTGCGCGAGATCGGCTCCTGGCTGCGGACCGCCGGCCAGGGCCGCGCGGTGTACGGGGCCGGGGCCACCGGGCTGGTCGACGAGCCGTCCTGGGGCGCGGTCAGCCGGTCGGGCGACCGGCTGTACGCGTCCGTCACCTCCTGGCCCGCCGCGGGGCAGCCCCTCCACCTCACCGCCAGGGCGCCGTTCACGGTGACCGGCGCCCGGGTGCTGGGCAGCGGACAGCGGGTCGAGGTGGCGAAGGCGGGCGACGGCTTCGATCTCACCCCCTCCGGCGGCCCGGCCGACCCCACCGCCTCGGTGATCGAGCTGACGGTGAAACCGGCCCCGGCCGCGCCCCAGGGCCGGGGCCAGGGGCTGCGGGAGGAGGTCTTCGCCAATGAGACCTTCACCGGGCCGCCGGCCGCCACCCGGACCGACCCGGCCGTCAACCACACCTGGAGGTTTGCCGGCTCCCCGGCCGCCGATGTCCCCGCCGACCACTTCGGCGTCCGCTGGACCGGCTTCCTCCAGCCCCGCCACAGCGAGACCTACACGCTCACGACCGTCTCCGACGACACCGCGCGGGTGTGGATCGACGGCCGTCTGGTCATCGACAACACCACCCCGCACGAACCACAGGTCGACAAGGCGACCGTCGCGCTGCGCGCCGGGGCCAAACACGCCATCAAGATCGAGTACACCGAGCAGACCGGTGAGGCGCATATGAAGCTGCTGTGGTCCAGCCCCAGCGTGCCCCAGCAGATCGTGCCGCGCTCCCAGCTCTACACGCCGTAGGGGCACAAAGGGCCCCGGACCGTATCCGTACGGTCCGGGGCCTTCCAGTCGAACGGACCGGCTCAGCCCAGCAGTTCGTACGCGGGCAGCGTCAGGAACTCCGTGTAGTCCGCGTCAAGCGCCACCCTCAGCAGCAGATCGTGCGCCTGGCTCCACTTGCCCGCGGCGAAGGCGTCCTCGCCGACCTCCTCGCGGATCGCCGCCAGTTCCTCGGCGGCGACCTTACGGACAAGATCGGCGGTGGCCTTCTCGCCGTTCTCGAAGACCACCCCCGCGTTGACCCACTGCCAGATCTGGGAGCGGGAGATCTCGGCGGTGGCCGCGTCCTCCATCAGGTTGAAGATCGCGACGGCGCCGAGGCCGCGCAGCCACGCCTCGATATAGCGGGTGCCGACCTGAACGGCGTTGCGCAGGCCCTGATGCGTGGGCTTGGCGTCGAGCGACGCGACGTCGATCAGCTCGGCCGCGGTGACCCGGACGTCCTCGCGCAGCCGGTCCTTCTGGTGCGGCCGGTCGCCGAGGACCGCGTCGAAGGAGGCCCGGGCGACCGGGACCAGATCCGGATGGGCGACCCAGGAACCGTCGAAGCCGTCGCTGGCCTCACGGTCCTTGTCGGCCTTGACCTTGTCGAACGCGACCGCGTTGACCTCGGGGTCGCGGCGCGAGGGGATGAAGGCCGCCATGCCGCCGATCGCATGCGCGCCGCGCTTGTGGCAGGTGCGGACGAGCAGTTCGGTGTAGGCGCGCATGAACGGGGCGGTCATCGTGACCGCGTTGCGGTCCGGGAGGACGAAACCGGGGCCGCCGTCGCGGAAGTTCTTGACGATGGAGAAGAGATAGTCCCAGCGGCCCGCGTTGAGCCCGGAGGCGTGGTCGCGGAGCTCGTAGAGGATCTCGTCCATCTCGTACGCCGCCGTGATGGTCTCGATCAGAACGGTGGCGCGGATCGTCCCTTGCGGAAGCGAGAGATGGTCCTGTGCGAAGACGAAGACGTCGTTCCAGAGGCGGGCCTCGAGGTGCGACTCGGTCTTGGGGAGGTAGAAGTACGGCCCCTTGCCCTGGGCGAGCAGCCGGCGGGCGTTGTGGAAGAAGTACAGCCCGAAGTCGACGAGGGCGCCGGGGACGGGGCGGCCGTCGGCGGCCCGCAGATGGCGCTCGTCGAGATGCCAGCCGCGCGGCCGGGTGACGACGGTGGCCAGCACATCGTCGGGCCGCAGTGCGTAGCTCTTGCCCTCGGGGGAGGTGAAGTCGATCCGGCGCTCATAGGCGTCGATCAGATTGAGCTGACCGCCGATCACATTCGCCCAGGTGGGGGCGGAGGCGTCCTCGAAGTCGGCGAGCCAGACCTTGGCGCCCGAGTTGAGGGCGTTGATGGTCATCTTGCGGTCGGTGGGCCCGGTGATCTCCACCCGGCGGTCCTCGAGGGCGGGCGGGGCGGGGGCGACGCGCCAGTCGGGGTCGTCGCGGATATGGGCGGTCTCCGGGAGGAAGTCCAGGGTGGAGGTGCGGGCGATCTCGGCGCGGCGCTCCGCACGGCGCGCGAGCAGCTCGTCCCGGCGCGGGGTGAAGCGGTGGTGGAGCTCGGCCAGGAAGGCCAGCGCCGCGTCGGTCAGCACCTCCCCCTGACGCTCCAGCGGTTCGGCGTCGACGATGGCCAGCGGGGACGGCGCTGGTGCGGACATGGGCTGTCACTCCTTAGACGAGTCTCAGCTGGACGCTCGCGATGCTTCTGTTTCGTGGATAGTAAGTTTCTCATGGTGGAAGTTCAATCTTCTGTTGAACGCCGCGCCCGTCGCCCCCTCGACGTCTCATTCCAGCAGCGTCAAGTCCTCGGGGGTGTCGATGTCGTCCGTACGGGCGATATCCGAGCAGTCGACGAGCGTGATCGCGGACTGATGCGCCCGCAGATAGGCGCGTGCCCCCCGGTCGCCCTCCGCACTCGCCGTGATATCCGCCCACCGGTCCGCGCCGAACAGCACCGGATGCCCCCGCTCCCCGCCGTACGCGGCGGCCGCCAGGGTCGACGGCGAGCGATACGCGGCCACCACCCGCGCCACCGCCTCGGCGCCGATCCCCGGCTGGTCCACCAGCGCGATCAGTGCCGCCCGTGCCCCCGTACCGGCCAGGGAGCCGAGTCCGGCGCGCAGCGAGGAGCCCATGCCCTGCTCCCAGTCGGGGTTGTCGACCAGGACATACCCGGGCAGCCGGGCCCGTGCCCGTACGGTCTCGGCCGCGGCGCCCAGCACGATGTGCACGGGCGCGCAGCCGCCCTCGCGCAGCGCCCGCGCGGCGTGCTCCACCAGCGGCCGTCCCCGATGCGTCAAAAGGGCTTTGGGGCGCCCGCCCAGCCGCCGGCCGCCCCCGGCCGCCAGCACGATCCCGGCGACCTGCGCGGAGTCATCCGTTGTGCGATCCATGGGCCCTGCTTACCGCACCTGGGGGTCGTGCGGGGGCTTCATCCCAGCCGGTCTGATTTTCGCTCTCCGTATAGCGCGTCGTGCACTGAGTGGCGTTAACTGATCCGCGGCCCCTTGTGTCCGAATCCACGTGGGGTGGAGGGTTGGGGCGGCCATGCGGGAAGGGGGCAGGCTCGTGCGAGAGGGTACGAGGGGGAGAAGGGCAGTGTTGGCCAACGATGGCGCGAGGCTCTGGGGCGAACCCGGTGCCTTGTCAGTGGAGGGCGCCGCAGTCGTGGAAGCCAGGCGAGTGGCGGGCACCGATGACGATCCGAGGGCGGCCGAGCCCACCCGGCGGAATTACCGGACCGGGCGATCGCGGACGACGAGCTGGCCGCGCTCGATGCCATGGCCCGCACCGGCGCTCCGGAGCTGCACCGCCTGCGTCGCTCGCTGCTGCTCATCGCGGGCGCGCTCGGCTCGGTCAGCGCACTGGGCTCCGCCCTGACGGGCGTGCGCGCGGCGATCGACCAGTTCAACAACGTGCCGCAGACGGGCAGAGGGAGAGACTGAACCGGGCGACGAGGGAGAGACTGAGCCGGGCGACTCAGTGTCGCGCCCGCCGCCGGTGGCGCCCCGCCGTCAGGCGGAACCCGTGCTGTCCAGTGCCCCGGACAGCTCCGCCGCGACCTCCTTGAGGACCGGCACCATCTGCTCCGTGGCCTCGTCCGTCACCCGGCCCGCCGGGCCCGAGATGGAAATGGCCGCCGGTGCGGGGGAGTCGGGCACCGGGACCGCGAGGCAGCGCACGCCCATCTCCTGCTCGTTGTCGTCCACCGCATAGCCCTGCTCGTGGACCTGCCGCAGCGCGTCGAGGAACTCGTCCGGCGAGGTGATCGTCTTCTCGGTCACCGCGGGCATGCCGGTACGGGCCAGCAGCGCACGCACCTCCTCGGGGGGCGTGCTCGCCAGCAGCGCCTTGCCGACGCCCGTGGTGTGGGGCAGCACCCGCCGCCCGACCTCGGTGAACATCCGCATCGAGTGGCGCGAGGGCACCTGCGCCACGTACACCACCTCATCGCCGTCCAGCAGCGCCATGTTCGCGGTCTCGCCGGTCTCCTCCACCAGCCGCGCCAGATACGGCCGCGCCCAGGTGCCCAGCAGCCGGGACGAGCTCTCGCCGAGCCGGATGAGTCGGGGCCCGAGGGCATAGCGGCGGTTGGGCTGCTGACGGACATAGCCGCAGGCCACCAGCGTGCGCATCAGCCGGTGAATGGTGGGCAGTGGCAGCCCGCTGCTGGTGGAGAGCTCGCTCAGCCCGACCTCGCCCCCGGCGTCG contains:
- the aceB gene encoding malate synthase A, whose translation is MSAPAPSPLAIVDAEPLERQGEVLTDAALAFLAELHHRFTPRRDELLARRAERRAEIARTSTLDFLPETAHIRDDPDWRVAPAPPALEDRRVEITGPTDRKMTINALNSGAKVWLADFEDASAPTWANVIGGQLNLIDAYERRIDFTSPEGKSYALRPDDVLATVVTRPRGWHLDERHLRAADGRPVPGALVDFGLYFFHNARRLLAQGKGPYFYLPKTESHLEARLWNDVFVFAQDHLSLPQGTIRATVLIETITAAYEMDEILYELRDHASGLNAGRWDYLFSIVKNFRDGGPGFVLPDRNAVTMTAPFMRAYTELLVRTCHKRGAHAIGGMAAFIPSRRDPEVNAVAFDKVKADKDREASDGFDGSWVAHPDLVPVARASFDAVLGDRPHQKDRLREDVRVTAAELIDVASLDAKPTHQGLRNAVQVGTRYIEAWLRGLGAVAIFNLMEDAATAEISRSQIWQWVNAGVVFENGEKATADLVRKVAAEELAAIREEVGEDAFAAGKWSQAHDLLLRVALDADYTEFLTLPAYELLG
- a CDS encoding nucleotidyltransferase family protein gives rise to the protein MDRTTDDSAQVAGIVLAAGGGRRLGGRPKALLTHRGRPLVEHAARALREGGCAPVHIVLGAAAETVRARARLPGYVLVDNPDWEQGMGSSLRAGLGSLAGTGARAALIALVDQPGIGAEAVARVVAAYRSPSTLAAAAYGGERGHPVLFGADRWADITASAEGDRGARAYLRAHQSAITLVDCSDIARTDDIDTPEDLTLLE
- a CDS encoding DUF5955 family protein: MAALDAMARTGAPELHRLRRSLLLIAGALGSVSALGSALTGVRAAIDQFNNVPQTGRGRD
- a CDS encoding IclR family transcriptional regulator, with protein sequence MPSAESKTAATTAGSGGVQSLERAFDLLERMADAGGEVGLSELSTSSGLPLPTIHRLMRTLVACGYVRQQPNRRYALGPRLIRLGESSSRLLGTWARPYLARLVEETGETANMALLDGDEVVYVAQVPSRHSMRMFTEVGRRVLPHTTGVGKALLASTPPEEVRALLARTGMPAVTEKTITSPDEFLDALRQVHEQGYAVDDNEQEMGVRCLAVPVPDSPAPAAISISGPAGRVTDEATEQMVPVLKEVAAELSGALDSTGSA